From Methanobacterium congolense, one genomic window encodes:
- a CDS encoding carbohydrate kinase family protein → MSNKRDLLAVGHTALDYIIQVGEFPQPNSSTAINRMRTFHGGAAANVAVVASTLGLRSSLVSAVGNEFPGSDYEKKLKDLEIDTNNMILIEEEKSPTAFVMTDSSNNQISYFYWGAAAHFQHSEVPHNTIEQVEAVHLATGDPGFNRRCGEAAHEAGKLISFDPGQDLHMYSKEDLKEVLKITTILFGNHYEIERIMKTTEMDMNDLRDFGPDIVVKTCGKSGSTIYTDEEVMVDSVPREAVDPTGAGDSYRAGFMKAYLKGEDLETCGKFASAVASFIVEAEGCQTNVPDREMVLERMHERWG, encoded by the coding sequence TTGAGCAATAAAAGAGATTTACTAGCGGTTGGACACACAGCACTGGACTACATAATACAGGTTGGAGAGTTCCCACAACCAAACTCATCAACAGCAATAAACAGGATGCGCACATTCCATGGAGGCGCTGCAGCAAATGTAGCAGTTGTTGCATCCACACTGGGACTTAGATCTTCCCTCGTATCTGCAGTTGGGAATGAATTTCCTGGATCCGATTACGAGAAGAAGCTCAAGGACCTTGAGATAGACACAAACAACATGATACTCATTGAAGAAGAGAAAAGCCCCACTGCATTTGTGATGACGGATTCATCCAACAACCAGATAAGCTACTTCTACTGGGGTGCAGCAGCACACTTCCAGCACTCAGAAGTTCCCCACAACACCATCGAACAGGTTGAAGCTGTTCATCTGGCAACAGGTGACCCCGGTTTCAACAGAAGATGTGGAGAGGCAGCCCATGAGGCAGGGAAGTTGATATCCTTCGATCCAGGACAGGACCTTCACATGTACTCCAAGGAGGATCTGAAGGAGGTTTTGAAGATCACAACCATACTCTTCGGGAACCACTACGAGATAGAAAGGATAATGAAAACTACTGAAATGGACATGAATGATTTAAGAGATTTCGGTCCGGACATAGTGGTTAAAACCTGTGGAAAAAGTGGTAGTACCATCTACACAGATGAAGAAGTGATGGTGGATTCAGTTCCAAGGGAAGCTGTTGACCCAACAGGCGCAGGGGATTCCTACAGGGCAGGTTTCATGAAGGCTTACTTGAAGGGTGAGGACCTGGAAACATGCGGTAAATTCGCATCAGCAGTTGCATCTTTTATTGTTGAAGCTGAAGGATGTCAGACCAACGTTCCTGACCGTGAAATGGTGCTGGAACGTATGCATGAGAGATGGGGTTAA
- the fdhD gene encoding formate dehydrogenase accessory sulfurtransferase FdhD, whose translation MSEMFRNIKAIRVGKETFERDEKIVNDEEIEINVNGLAFGRFSVSPNFLREFAVGYLAGQGLIDSIDNLKKIDVDQNTINIEIDLQDFDIRREMVMSSDCFGGWRGKIEFVDEVVSDYAISKDQILGAFKKLKEESRVWKETGGTHIAALVTEEDFITIEDVSRHVAIDKVVGSGLLKGVDFSRSFIVSSGRMPSDMVMKVARMGIPILTSKAAPTASGLMAAEESGLTIVGFVRGGRFNIYTHPQRILF comes from the coding sequence ATGTCTGAGATGTTTAGGAATATCAAAGCCATAAGGGTTGGTAAAGAAACCTTCGAACGGGACGAGAAAATAGTTAACGACGAAGAAATTGAAATCAACGTTAATGGACTTGCCTTTGGAAGATTTTCTGTGAGTCCCAATTTTTTAAGGGAATTCGCAGTGGGGTATTTGGCAGGGCAGGGACTCATCGATTCCATTGACAACCTAAAAAAAATTGACGTAGACCAAAACACAATAAACATTGAAATTGACCTTCAAGACTTTGATATTAGGAGGGAGATGGTCATGAGTTCTGATTGCTTTGGAGGATGGAGAGGCAAAATAGAATTCGTGGATGAAGTGGTTTCAGATTACGCCATATCCAAGGATCAGATCCTAGGCGCCTTTAAAAAATTGAAAGAAGAGTCCAGGGTTTGGAAGGAAACAGGCGGTACGCACATAGCGGCACTTGTAACAGAAGAAGATTTCATAACAATAGAAGATGTAAGTCGACACGTTGCAATTGATAAGGTGGTTGGTTCAGGATTGCTTAAGGGTGTTGACTTTTCACGGAGCTTCATAGTATCAAGTGGAAGAATGCCCTCGGATATGGTCATGAAGGTTGCGAGAATGGGAATACCAATACTAACATCAAAAGCAGCACCAACAGCTTCAGGTTTAATGGCAGCAGAAGAATCAGGGCTTACAATAGTTGGATTTGTAAGGGGTGGGAGGTTCAACATATACACCCACCCCCAAAGGATTCTATTTTAA
- a CDS encoding carboxymuconolactone decarboxylase family protein: MSDKNIKSTLPKNYENIQERFEEYGEALNGLGIAVKQSGPLDEKTSQLVQLAASAAIRSEGAVHSHAKRALKAGSSPEEVYQSLLLLTSTIGFPNVAAAVSWVDDLLEDFL, translated from the coding sequence ATGTCTGATAAAAATATTAAAAGCACACTACCAAAGAATTATGAAAACATACAGGAAAGGTTTGAGGAGTATGGTGAAGCTTTGAATGGTCTTGGCATTGCAGTGAAGCAAAGCGGCCCCCTGGATGAAAAAACTTCACAGCTTGTGCAGCTTGCAGCATCTGCAGCCATAAGATCCGAAGGTGCTGTTCACAGCCATGCAAAAAGGGCCCTTAAAGCAGGTTCAAGTCCTGAAGAGGTTTATCAGTCTTTACTGCTCCTTACAAGTACCATTGGATTTCCAAACGTTGCAGCTGCAGTTTCCTGGGTGGATGACCTTCTGGAAGACTTTTTATAA
- the mobB gene encoding molybdopterin-guanine dinucleotide biosynthesis protein B, translated as MRIVGVAGTKNTGKTTLVTSIVAELGERGFHVGTVKHAHGGLDVEGRDTWQHKKAGAELVVGAGNETLFNVSGSMELEEILNIMKYIKNLDFVVLEGFKHSPYAKIATSDYAANEHDSRTMIKTVDVRKLDEQDIKSLVDLIEERSFGIIQKLDCRKCGFESCQEFRNAKISGSACADVQCVTDSSDVILKVDGSFIPMNPFVKNLVKKVTLGMVESLRTEEFGAEDFKKIELMIKNEDNR; from the coding sequence ATGCGGATCGTAGGAGTGGCTGGAACTAAAAATACTGGAAAAACAACCCTTGTCACCAGTATCGTTGCTGAACTTGGAGAAAGGGGCTTTCACGTTGGCACCGTGAAACACGCCCATGGAGGACTGGATGTTGAAGGCAGGGACACATGGCAGCACAAGAAAGCAGGGGCTGAACTTGTGGTTGGGGCTGGAAATGAAACTCTTTTCAACGTCAGTGGGAGCATGGAACTTGAAGAGATACTGAACATCATGAAGTACATAAAAAACCTTGACTTTGTGGTTTTAGAAGGTTTTAAACATTCACCCTATGCTAAAATAGCAACATCCGATTATGCAGCCAATGAACATGATTCAAGAACCATGATAAAAACTGTTGACGTGAGGAAACTGGATGAACAGGATATCAAATCCCTGGTTGATCTCATAGAGGAGAGAAGCTTTGGAATCATACAAAAGCTTGACTGTAGGAAGTGTGGCTTTGAAAGCTGCCAAGAGTTCAGAAACGCCAAGATCAGTGGATCTGCATGTGCCGATGTTCAGTGTGTTACTGATTCCTCGGATGTGATCCTTAAAGTTGACGGTTCCTTCATACCAATGAACCCCTTCGTGAAGAATCTGGTTAAAAAGGTAACCCTTGGAATGGTTGAATCGCTTAGAACAGAAGAATTTGGAGCTGAAGACTTCAAAAAAATTGAACTGATGATAAAAAATGAAGACAACCGATAG
- the hxlB gene encoding 6-phospho-3-hexuloisomerase, which yields MILNDAIDEIIDNVQVVSSELDEKTIMELMELLTSSKNVFLLGQGRSGLVARAFAMRLMHLGISVYVVGETITPAISPEDCLLAISGSGETSYIISTAKIAQKRGAKIVAVTSYDESTLGKMSDLIIHIQGRTKMDIEKNYVKRQIKGKHLPLSPLGTLFEVSSLIFLDGLIAQLMDKMGKTERDLKERHTVLE from the coding sequence ATGATTTTAAACGATGCAATAGACGAAATAATTGATAATGTACAGGTTGTTTCATCAGAACTTGATGAAAAAACTATAATGGAATTGATGGAACTATTAACCTCCTCAAAAAATGTTTTCCTCCTTGGACAAGGAAGATCCGGCCTGGTTGCCCGGGCATTTGCAATGCGCCTAATGCACCTTGGCATAAGTGTCTACGTTGTTGGAGAAACGATAACACCTGCCATAAGCCCGGAAGACTGCCTCCTTGCAATCTCAGGTTCTGGAGAAACCAGTTACATAATAAGCACAGCAAAGATAGCCCAAAAAAGAGGGGCAAAGATCGTTGCAGTAACATCTTACGATGAATCAACCCTCGGAAAAATGTCAGATCTTATAATACACATCCAGGGTAGGACAAAAATGGATATAGAAAAGAATTATGTAAAAAGGCAGATTAAAGGAAAACACCTTCCACTTTCACCCCTTGGAACTCTGTTTGAGGTTTCAAGTCTCATATTCCTTGACGGACTCATAGCCCAGCTCATGGATAAAATGGGAAAAACAGAAAGGGACCTCAAGGAGAGGCACACTGTTCTTGAGTAG
- the thiC gene encoding phosphomethylpyrimidine synthase, with the protein MTQMDDAKKGIITEQMKAVAKLENVDEEFIRKSVAAGTIAIPNNVNRDVKPVGIGAGLRTKVNATIGTSTDVNDVDMEVEKAKIAMENKADTLMELSIGGDLDAIRRTILDVTDLPMGSVPVYQAATEAINKDGSAIYMDEDAMFKAIEKQAKDGVDFMAIHCSVNKETLRRLKRQGREGGLVSRGGAFISAWMVHNEVENPLYKNYDKVIEIAQEYDFCISLANGMRAGAIADSTDRAQIQELIILGELIDRAREAGVQTIVEGPGHIPLKEIPTNVMVQKKLCRGAPFYMLGPIVTDIAPAYDHIVSSIGAAQSAAAGADFICYVTPAEHLALPGPQDVKDGVIATRIGAYVGDMAKGIHNGELDLKMANARKKLNWEAQYAAAICPADARKIREAKPPEDPDTCTMCGNYCSIKIVNEWLDDASQDVFD; encoded by the coding sequence ATGACACAAATGGACGATGCAAAAAAGGGCATTATAACAGAACAAATGAAAGCTGTTGCAAAGCTGGAAAACGTTGATGAAGAGTTTATCAGAAAATCTGTTGCAGCAGGAACAATCGCGATCCCAAACAACGTCAACAGGGATGTTAAACCTGTGGGTATTGGAGCAGGTTTAAGAACCAAGGTCAACGCAACCATTGGAACATCCACAGATGTAAACGATGTGGACATGGAAGTTGAAAAGGCAAAGATCGCAATGGAAAACAAAGCGGACACCCTCATGGAGCTCAGTATTGGAGGAGATCTGGACGCAATACGAAGGACCATCCTCGATGTTACAGACCTTCCAATGGGAAGTGTGCCAGTGTACCAGGCAGCAACTGAGGCCATAAACAAAGATGGTTCTGCAATTTACATGGATGAGGATGCCATGTTCAAGGCCATTGAAAAACAGGCAAAAGATGGTGTGGACTTCATGGCAATTCACTGTTCTGTGAACAAGGAAACCCTGAGAAGACTCAAAAGACAGGGTCGTGAAGGCGGACTTGTGAGCAGGGGTGGAGCATTCATATCAGCATGGATGGTTCACAACGAAGTTGAAAACCCACTCTACAAGAACTACGACAAGGTCATTGAAATAGCCCAGGAATACGACTTCTGTATAAGCCTTGCAAACGGTATGAGGGCAGGTGCAATAGCAGATTCAACAGACAGAGCCCAGATACAGGAGTTAATCATACTCGGTGAGCTCATTGACAGGGCAAGGGAAGCAGGAGTTCAGACCATAGTTGAAGGCCCAGGTCACATTCCACTCAAGGAGATACCAACCAACGTAATGGTCCAGAAGAAGCTCTGCCGTGGAGCACCTTTCTACATGCTCGGACCAATCGTAACAGACATAGCACCAGCATACGACCATATCGTTTCATCAATAGGGGCAGCACAGTCTGCAGCAGCTGGAGCAGACTTCATATGTTACGTTACCCCTGCAGAGCACCTGGCACTTCCGGGACCTCAGGATGTTAAGGATGGAGTCATAGCAACCAGGATCGGAGCATACGTGGGTGACATGGCCAAAGGCATTCACAACGGTGAATTAGACCTTAAAATGGCTAACGCACGTAAAAAGCTCAACTGGGAAGCTCAGTACGCAGCAGCAATCTGCCCTGCAGATGCTAGGAAGATAAGAGAGGCAAAACCTCCAGAAGACCCTGACACCTGCACCATGTGTGGAAACTACTGCTCAATAAAAATAGTGAATGAATGGTTGGATGATGCAAGTCAGGATGTATTCGACTGA
- a CDS encoding 4Fe-4S dicluster domain-containing protein, with protein MPKHIISGLKYLAAVELRKKGCNQREIAKELEMDRSTVSHYLNGRNISWNSIGVAEAITTLCPRDFLTMTYALVKDKDKTRTLVKICSNNQYECSVRDSCIGCGLCVDSCMMNAIVLDDLKADINPEWCCGCLICGEMCPTKSIKIKEVDDYGDSRNGGR; from the coding sequence ATGCCGAAACATATAATATCTGGTTTGAAATATTTAGCAGCAGTCGAGTTAAGAAAGAAGGGATGTAACCAGCGAGAAATCGCAAAAGAACTTGAAATGGACAGATCAACGGTTTCACACTACCTGAATGGTAGGAACATATCCTGGAATTCAATAGGAGTTGCAGAGGCAATTACCACCCTATGTCCAAGAGATTTTCTTACGATGACATATGCTCTTGTTAAGGATAAGGATAAAACAAGAACTTTAGTTAAAATATGTTCAAATAATCAATATGAATGTTCAGTGAGGGATTCATGCATTGGATGTGGCCTCTGTGTTGATTCATGTATGATGAATGCCATTGTGTTGGATGATCTGAAGGCAGACATAAACCCTGAATGGTGCTGTGGATGTCTTATTTGTGGAGAAATGTGCCCCACTAAATCAATTAAGATTAAGGAGGTAGACGATTATGGAGACAGCAGAAAT
- the moaA gene encoding GTP 3',8-cyclase MoaA → MKTTDRYQRPIISLRISITNRCNVRCFYCHHDGIVAESYEMSPDEIFRIAKIAKDIGVEKIRLSGGEPLVRKDIVEIVSKIASLDFKDISITTNGTLLGRYAAELVDAGLKRVNVSFDTLNPKTYRFITKRDYMENAREGIKKAVEAGLDPVKVNMVVMKGVNDHEIWDMFQFCRENGVILQLIELLKTENCEEGEFLEDYHYDMNPLEEELSKISHRVKKRRFMQDRKKYFIEDGEIEVVRPMDNTEFCKNCTRLRITPEGKIKPCLLRNDNLVDLIEPIRSGSSDEELKNLFLNAINKREPYYTETCATKSS, encoded by the coding sequence ATGAAGACAACCGATAGATACCAGAGACCCATAATATCCCTCAGGATATCCATAACTAACCGATGCAACGTCCGCTGCTTTTACTGTCACCACGATGGCATAGTGGCTGAAAGTTATGAAATGTCTCCAGATGAAATATTCAGGATAGCCAAGATTGCAAAGGACATTGGAGTGGAAAAAATAAGACTTTCTGGCGGCGAACCCCTGGTAAGAAAGGATATAGTGGAGATAGTCTCGAAGATAGCTTCACTGGACTTTAAAGACATTTCCATCACTACCAACGGAACCCTCCTTGGAAGGTACGCAGCTGAACTTGTTGATGCGGGACTTAAAAGGGTCAACGTTAGCTTCGACACACTGAACCCCAAAACCTACCGTTTCATAACCAAAAGGGATTACATGGAAAATGCCAGGGAGGGTATAAAGAAAGCTGTGGAAGCAGGTCTTGACCCTGTTAAGGTGAACATGGTGGTTATGAAGGGTGTCAACGACCATGAGATATGGGACATGTTCCAGTTCTGCAGGGAGAATGGAGTTATACTCCAACTCATCGAGCTTCTCAAAACTGAGAACTGTGAAGAAGGAGAGTTTTTAGAGGATTATCACTACGATATGAACCCCCTTGAAGAGGAGCTCAGTAAAATATCCCATAGGGTTAAAAAGAGACGTTTCATGCAGGACAGGAAGAAGTACTTCATAGAAGATGGTGAGATCGAAGTTGTCAGGCCAATGGACAATACAGAGTTCTGTAAAAATTGCACAAGGCTTAGAATAACTCCGGAGGGTAAGATTAAACCTTGTTTACTTAGAAACGACAACCTCGTGGATCTTATAGAACCCATTCGAAGCGGTAGTTCTGATGAGGAACTTAAAAACCTCTTCTTAAATGCAATAAATAAAAGGGAACCATACTACACTGAGACATGTGCCACAAAATCCAGTTAA
- the lysS gene encoding lysine--tRNA ligase: MKHWIERIAEELNERDVKEHVIASGTSISGSIHIGNSCDVFIANAVGNALRKLGASAKTIWIADDHDPLRKVPYPLPESYEKYLGMPYSKIPCPEGCCSNFVEHFEKPFLEAMKEFKIDMEVKSGEQMYKDGVYDDYIRTSLEKAPEIREIFNKFREHPLGDDWLPYNPICEECGRVNTTYAYDYDGDMVSYRCQCGHDGTMDIKTGEGKLTWRVEWAARWKIFGTTCEPFGKDHAASGGSYDVSTIISEEIFNYPAPYPVPYEWITLKGEAMSKSHGVFFTPGQWLEIGAPETLNYYLFRSKPMKSKDFNPEMPFLDFIEQYDRVERIFYGEEEATSEKEGKKSRKIYEASQIELQDKMPFQPSYRFMTVAYQIAGNDPEKIFGILKRNSQLPEEMENLEFSQLDAADIERLQKRILHVKNWLNTYAPGFVKFQVMEKLPRVEISDVQKEFLSKLADVLETHDYSAEEFQDQMYLILNELEMKPQKAFQAIYKVLTGRKQGPRAASFVLSVDKDMVIKRFRLED, encoded by the coding sequence TTGAAACACTGGATCGAAAGGATCGCAGAAGAGTTAAATGAAAGGGATGTCAAGGAGCATGTTATTGCAAGCGGGACATCCATATCAGGATCTATACATATAGGAAATTCATGTGACGTTTTTATAGCAAATGCTGTGGGTAACGCTCTCAGAAAGCTTGGTGCATCTGCAAAGACCATCTGGATCGCAGACGACCACGACCCGCTGAGGAAGGTGCCATATCCACTTCCAGAATCCTACGAGAAGTACCTTGGAATGCCCTACTCCAAAATACCATGTCCAGAGGGCTGCTGTTCCAACTTCGTTGAGCACTTCGAGAAACCATTCCTCGAGGCAATGAAGGAGTTTAAAATAGATATGGAGGTTAAATCCGGGGAACAGATGTACAAGGATGGAGTATATGATGATTACATACGCACATCCCTTGAGAAGGCCCCTGAGATAAGGGAAATATTCAACAAGTTCCGTGAACATCCCCTTGGTGACGACTGGCTTCCCTACAACCCCATCTGTGAGGAGTGCGGACGCGTGAACACCACCTACGCCTACGATTACGATGGTGATATGGTTTCCTACAGATGCCAGTGCGGACACGACGGCACCATGGACATCAAAACTGGCGAGGGAAAACTGACCTGGCGTGTTGAATGGGCTGCAAGGTGGAAGATCTTCGGTACAACCTGCGAACCATTCGGAAAGGACCACGCAGCAAGTGGAGGATCCTACGATGTGAGTACTATCATATCAGAGGAGATATTCAACTACCCCGCACCCTACCCTGTTCCCTACGAATGGATAACCCTCAAGGGAGAGGCAATGTCCAAATCCCACGGTGTCTTCTTCACACCGGGCCAGTGGCTTGAGATAGGTGCGCCTGAAACCCTGAATTACTACCTCTTCAGGAGCAAACCTATGAAATCAAAGGACTTCAACCCTGAAATGCCGTTTCTGGATTTTATAGAACAGTACGACCGTGTTGAACGTATATTCTACGGTGAAGAAGAGGCAACCTCTGAGAAGGAGGGTAAAAAATCAAGGAAGATTTACGAGGCCTCCCAGATAGAACTCCAAGACAAAATGCCCTTCCAGCCATCCTACAGGTTCATGACCGTGGCCTACCAGATAGCAGGCAACGACCCTGAGAAAATATTCGGTATACTCAAGAGGAACTCCCAGCTGCCAGAAGAGATGGAGAACCTTGAATTCAGCCAGCTCGATGCTGCTGATATTGAAAGGCTCCAGAAAAGGATTTTACATGTTAAAAACTGGCTTAACACCTACGCACCGGGATTCGTGAAGTTCCAGGTTATGGAGAAACTTCCAAGGGTTGAAATCAGCGATGTTCAGAAGGAATTTCTCTCAAAGCTTGCAGATGTCCTTGAAACCCACGATTACAGCGCAGAGGAGTTCCAGGATCAGATGTACCTCATCCTCAACGAGCTGGAGATGAAACCTCAAAAGGCCTTCCAGGCCATTTACAAGGTTCTGACTGGCAGGAAACAGGGCCCAAGGGCTGCATCCTTTGTTCTCTCCGTTGATAAGGACATGGTAATCAAGAGGTTCAGATTGGAGGATTGA
- a CDS encoding LysR family transcriptional regulator, with translation MDYLPKLNLFINGHEFNYKFFETLECVSKTWSQREAAKRLGISHAVLNRRIKNAEDKLGKSIVETTGAGSGLSDYGLEILRRYQEYMQRLQEREIPVICGGHISSGLLEVLSSEYGLESHVYRTQDEVAIHLAQKDMVDILTFDDPVQAFMRDLDFTPVAYDHLVLVSGGRDVPKSIDDINGMNFVEVPGSSQRLAWNTLDDNGVDYEIVELVKSPYEALKRVQKNEDLHTFLNSSFADGSNVLEKETKHIISLVNLNPENTILNDFVAFILNEGQQIIREEGFEPI, from the coding sequence ATGGATTACCTTCCGAAGCTGAACCTTTTCATAAATGGTCATGAATTCAACTACAAGTTCTTTGAAACCCTTGAATGTGTTTCAAAAACATGGTCCCAGCGTGAAGCTGCAAAAAGGTTGGGGATCTCCCATGCAGTCCTGAACCGCAGGATAAAGAATGCTGAGGACAAGCTGGGCAAAAGCATCGTTGAAACAACTGGTGCAGGTTCAGGTCTGTCAGATTATGGACTTGAAATACTTCGCAGGTATCAGGAGTACATGCAAAGGCTGCAGGAACGTGAAATACCAGTTATATGCGGAGGACACATTTCTTCAGGACTCCTGGAAGTTCTTTCATCTGAATATGGCCTTGAAAGCCATGTTTACAGGACACAGGATGAAGTTGCCATTCATCTTGCCCAGAAGGATATGGTGGATATCTTAACCTTCGACGACCCTGTTCAGGCGTTCATGAGGGATCTGGACTTCACACCAGTTGCCTATGACCACCTGGTCCTTGTATCTGGTGGAAGGGATGTTCCTAAAAGCATTGATGACATCAATGGAATGAACTTCGTTGAGGTACCTGGTTCTTCCCAGCGTCTGGCATGGAACACCCTTGATGATAATGGAGTGGATTACGAAATCGTTGAACTGGTTAAATCCCCCTACGAAGCCCTGAAAAGGGTTCAGAAAAATGAAGATCTTCATACATTCTTGAACAGCAGTTTTGCAGATGGTTCCAACGTTCTTGAGAAAGAGACAAAACATATAATAAGCCTTGTAAACCTTAACCCTGAAAACACTATCCTTAACGATTTTGTAGCGTTCATTCTTAATGAAGGTCAACAGATAATTCGTGAAGAGGGCTTTGAACCAATTTAA
- a CDS encoding UGSC family (seleno)protein → MKVKITERDVLNPLAETEIETVALNPIQDSLGRISLLDNTKPGADIILSTIQENLESYDFVNAEKPAGASASPEEIDSAADADLCILALGDCGSCTTWVILDALKLEKRGVPTICICSDEFSTYAGELARSHGAADLRILEIEHPIAGQSDTLIQKRTLDILPELKKIIGGK, encoded by the coding sequence ATGAAGGTTAAAATCACTGAAAGGGATGTTTTAAACCCCCTTGCTGAAACTGAGATCGAAACTGTAGCCTTGAACCCTATTCAAGATTCTTTAGGGAGAATATCTCTCTTAGATAACACCAAACCCGGTGCAGATATCATACTCAGCACCATTCAAGAGAATCTGGAAAGCTACGATTTTGTAAACGCAGAGAAGCCTGCAGGTGCAAGTGCAAGTCCAGAAGAGATAGATAGTGCTGCCGATGCAGATCTGTGCATTCTTGCCCTGGGAGACTGTGGTTCCTGCACTACATGGGTAATTCTGGACGCTTTGAAGCTTGAAAAACGTGGAGTTCCCACCATCTGCATATGTTCAGACGAATTCAGCACTTACGCAGGGGAACTGGCTCGTTCTCATGGTGCAGCAGACCTCAGGATCCTTGAGATTGAGCACCCCATTGCAGGGCAGTCGGATACCCTGATTCAGAAGAGAACCCTGGACATCCTTCCAGAATTAAAGAAAATTATAGGAGGCAAGTGA